From the genome of Hymenobacter sp. PAMC 26628, one region includes:
- a CDS encoding glycosyltransferase → MFPDALLIEVAWEVCNQVGGIYTVIRSKVPATVPAWGERYCLLGPYFAHMAQGEFENYEDHHLDLMDDPYAVAVRQLRAEGYDICLGTWLVTGRPRVVLINPFQAYERLGQIKRDLWERHGIPMPDNDDLLHQVVAFGALAKLFIQTVAALKGEQRLLVHFHEWMTGVAIPDLRRDGTPAHLVFTTHATLLGRYLAMNDPDFYDHLMRVDWLAESRHFNIEPAVTMERAAAHGSHVFTTVSELTVRECIYLLDRIPDAVLPNGLNIERFVAGHEFQNLHQQYKAKIHEFVMAHFFQSYAFDLDKTLYFFTSGRYEYHNKGFDLTLEALARLNYRLQQSGLETQVVMFFITKRPFTSINPQVLERRAMLDEVHETCKAIEHQVGERLFYAAAASQDHKLPELSTMVDDYWRLRYRRQLQSWKTNALPPVITHNLVNDHDDDILNYLRRSNLLNHKYDRVKMVYHPDFVSPASPLLGMEYGQFVRGCHLGVFPSYYEPWGYTPLECVARGVPAVTSDLSGFGDYALQNVPDPEQKGIFVVHRQERSFDESAEELTEMMWQFVLLTRRERIQQRNNVESHADLFDWKNLRVYYDRAYALALERQ, encoded by the coding sequence CGGCGTGGGGCGAGCGGTACTGCCTGCTGGGGCCCTACTTCGCCCACATGGCGCAGGGCGAGTTCGAGAATTACGAAGACCACCACCTCGACCTGATGGACGACCCCTACGCCGTGGCCGTGCGCCAGCTGCGGGCCGAGGGCTACGACATCTGCCTCGGCACCTGGCTCGTGACGGGCCGCCCCCGGGTGGTGCTCATCAACCCGTTTCAGGCCTACGAGCGGCTGGGCCAGATCAAGCGCGACTTATGGGAGCGCCACGGCATTCCGATGCCCGACAACGACGACTTGCTGCACCAGGTGGTGGCCTTCGGGGCCCTCGCGAAGCTGTTTATCCAAACCGTGGCGGCCCTCAAGGGCGAGCAGCGCCTGCTGGTGCACTTCCACGAATGGATGACGGGCGTGGCCATTCCTGACCTGCGGCGCGACGGCACGCCGGCCCACCTCGTGTTCACGACGCACGCCACGCTGCTCGGCCGCTACCTGGCCATGAACGACCCCGACTTCTACGACCACCTGATGCGCGTGGACTGGCTGGCCGAGAGCCGCCACTTCAACATTGAGCCGGCCGTGACCATGGAACGCGCCGCTGCCCACGGCAGCCACGTCTTTACCACGGTGAGCGAGCTGACGGTACGCGAGTGCATCTATTTGCTCGACCGGATTCCGGACGCGGTGCTGCCCAACGGCCTGAACATCGAGCGCTTCGTGGCCGGCCACGAGTTCCAGAACCTGCACCAGCAGTACAAAGCTAAAATTCATGAATTCGTAATGGCCCACTTCTTCCAGTCGTACGCCTTCGACCTGGACAAGACGCTGTATTTCTTCACCTCGGGCCGCTACGAGTACCACAACAAGGGCTTTGATTTGACGCTCGAAGCCCTGGCCCGCCTCAACTACCGCCTCCAGCAAAGCGGCCTCGAAACGCAGGTGGTGATGTTTTTCATCACGAAACGACCCTTTACCAGCATCAACCCGCAGGTGCTAGAGCGCCGCGCTATGCTCGATGAAGTACACGAAACCTGCAAAGCCATTGAGCACCAAGTGGGCGAGCGGCTTTTCTACGCCGCCGCCGCCAGCCAGGACCACAAGCTGCCCGAGCTCAGCACCATGGTGGACGACTACTGGCGCCTACGCTACCGCCGCCAGCTGCAAAGCTGGAAAACCAACGCCCTGCCTCCCGTCATCACCCACAACCTGGTGAATGACCACGACGACGACATCCTGAACTACCTGCGCCGGTCCAACCTGCTCAACCACAAATACGACCGGGTGAAGATGGTGTACCACCCCGATTTCGTGTCGCCCGCCTCGCCCCTGCTGGGCATGGAGTACGGCCAGTTTGTGCGGGGCTGCCACCTGGGCGTGTTCCCGAGCTACTACGAGCCCTGGGGCTACACGCCGCTCGAGTGCGTGGCCCGCGGCGTGCCCGCCGTCACGAGCGACCTTTCGGGCTTCGGCGACTACGCCCTGCAAAACGTGCCCGACCCCGAGCAAAAGGGCATTTTTGTGGTGCACCGCCAGGAGCGCTCGTTCGACGAATCGGCCGAGGAGTTGACCGAGATGATGTGGCAGTTTGTGCTGCTCACGCGCCGCGAACGCATTCAGCAACGCAACAACGTGGAAAGCCACGCCGATTTGTTCGATTGGAAAAACCTGCGCGTGTACTACGACCGGGCCTACGCCCTGGCCCTGGAGCGGCAATAG
- a CDS encoding DUF4198 domain-containing protein has product MASIKYCLLAPLLALASAGLAHEFWLQPARFRLAPGETVNVRPLVGENFRGAPWGNGAGKILAFARYGPAPADSTDLAPAPGGAPADTFRTAVAFGRSGTHLVVLRSNLAFTELPADQFTAYLRAEGLELPLRRRQERGQQAQPGRETYRRCAKALVQAGAPAADTAYRRVLGLPLELVPEQNPYRLAPGAALTVRVLRAGQPVRGALVQVWETQPMGLPTKHFTTHANQNGRLLLRLSGPGPYLVATVDAAEAPPALRARADWLSTWATLAFGGPVAR; this is encoded by the coding sequence TTGGCTTCCATTAAATACTGCTTGCTGGCCCCGCTGCTGGCGCTGGCCAGCGCCGGCCTGGCGCACGAGTTCTGGCTCCAGCCCGCCCGCTTCCGCCTCGCGCCGGGCGAAACGGTGAACGTGCGGCCGTTGGTGGGCGAAAATTTCCGCGGGGCCCCTTGGGGCAACGGGGCCGGCAAGATTTTGGCCTTTGCCCGCTATGGCCCCGCCCCGGCCGATTCTACCGACCTGGCGCCCGCCCCCGGCGGGGCCCCGGCCGACACGTTTCGCACCGCCGTGGCGTTTGGCCGGTCCGGCACGCACCTGGTGGTGCTGCGCAGCAACTTGGCGTTTACCGAGTTGCCCGCCGATCAGTTCACCGCCTACCTGCGCGCAGAAGGCTTGGAGCTGCCCCTGCGCCGCCGCCAGGAGCGCGGCCAGCAGGCCCAACCTGGCCGCGAAACCTACCGCCGCTGCGCCAAGGCCTTGGTGCAAGCGGGGGCCCCGGCCGCCGACACGGCCTACCGCCGCGTGCTGGGCCTGCCCCTGGAGCTGGTGCCCGAGCAAAATCCCTACCGCCTGGCCCCCGGCGCGGCCCTCACCGTGCGGGTGCTGCGGGCCGGGCAACCGGTGCGCGGGGCCCTGGTGCAAGTGTGGGAAACGCAGCCGATGGGCTTACCCACCAAACATTTTACTACTCACGCCAACCAAAACGGACGTTTGTTGTTACGCCTGTCCGGGCCGGGGCCTTATTTGGTGGCTACCGTCGACGCAGCTGAGGCGCCTCCAGCGCTGCGCGCGCGCGCCGACTGGCTCAGCACTTGGGCTACGCTGGCGTTTGGCGGGCCAGTGGCCCGGTAG
- a CDS encoding STAS domain-containing protein: MKYAIDKKDSYTVITIDEKKLDTTVAPDLKSEFVKLNAEGINNLILDLSNVKYTDSSGLSSILIANRLCNSTGGLLVLTGLQDHVLKLITISKLESVLHILPTVEEGIDRVFLHAIERDLTDKE, translated from the coding sequence ATGAAGTACGCCATCGATAAAAAAGACAGCTATACCGTCATCACCATTGACGAGAAAAAGCTGGACACGACCGTTGCCCCGGACCTCAAATCGGAGTTCGTCAAGCTCAACGCAGAAGGCATTAACAACCTGATCCTCGACCTGTCCAACGTCAAGTACACCGATTCGTCGGGCCTGAGCTCCATCCTCATCGCCAACCGGTTGTGCAACTCCACGGGCGGCCTACTGGTGCTCACCGGCCTGCAAGACCACGTGCTCAAGCTCATCACGATCAGCAAGCTGGAGTCGGTATTGCACATCCTGCCCACGGTGGAAGAGGGCATCGACCGCGTGTTTCTGCACGCCATTGAGCGCGATTTGACGGACAAGGAGTAA
- a CDS encoding ribonuclease Z yields the protein MTFELRILGSASATPTLGRHPTAQALTVGGAHYLVDCGEGTQWRLLEYRSRLNQLRAVFISHLHGDHYFGLFGLLGSLHLQGRTRSLIIVGPPGLDEVLTTQMRVSGTKLAFAMEFVAVDTEAHAVVYEDAHITVSSLPMRHRIPCAGYLFAEQPRRPRLLKERLPAGLSAAQLGQLAQGHDLPADADRPGVRHADVSAPAPAPRRYAFCSDTLYTPALADLVRGANVLYHEATFLEDMHVRAAQTHHSTARQAAQLARDAGVGRLLIGHFSSRYKALEPLLREAQAVFPTAELATEGLMVSV from the coding sequence TTGACTTTCGAACTGCGAATCTTGGGCTCGGCGTCGGCCACCCCGACGCTGGGCCGCCACCCCACGGCCCAGGCCCTCACCGTGGGCGGCGCGCACTACCTCGTCGATTGCGGCGAGGGCACCCAGTGGCGCCTGCTTGAGTACCGCAGCCGCCTGAATCAGTTGCGGGCCGTGTTCATTTCACACCTGCACGGCGACCACTACTTTGGGCTGTTTGGACTGCTGGGCTCGCTGCACTTGCAGGGCCGCACCCGGTCGCTGATTATCGTGGGCCCGCCCGGCCTCGACGAGGTGCTGACCACTCAGATGCGGGTGTCGGGCACGAAGCTGGCCTTCGCCATGGAGTTTGTGGCCGTGGACACCGAGGCCCACGCCGTGGTGTACGAGGACGCCCACATCACCGTGTCGTCGCTGCCCATGCGCCACCGCATCCCCTGCGCCGGCTACCTGTTTGCCGAGCAGCCGCGCCGCCCCCGCTTGCTGAAGGAACGCCTGCCCGCTGGCCTCAGCGCCGCCCAACTCGGCCAGTTGGCCCAGGGCCACGACCTGCCCGCCGACGCCGACCGGCCCGGCGTGCGCCACGCCGACGTGTCGGCCCCCGCCCCGGCGCCGCGCCGCTACGCTTTCTGCTCCGACACGCTCTACACCCCTGCCCTGGCCGACCTGGTGCGCGGGGCCAACGTGCTCTACCACGAGGCCACCTTTCTGGAAGACATGCACGTGCGCGCCGCCCAAACCCACCACAGCACCGCCCGCCAAGCCGCCCAGCTGGCCCGCGACGCGGGCGTGGGCCGCCTGCTCATCGGCCATTTTTCGAGCCGCTACAAGGCCCTGGAGCCACTGCTGCGCGAAGCCCAGGCCGTGTTTCCCACCGCCGAGCTGGCCACCGAGGGCCTGATGGTAAGCGTGTAG
- a CDS encoding queuosine precursor transporter: MGPRISSFAHKKQQLYLVLSSIFLVNALLAEIIGVKIFSVAKLTGFLPGDLTAGVLIWPVVFVTTDIINEYFGKEGVLRVSYLTMGLILFAFGVIYLTTKLPPADFWLDVNKADPRGRPFNIDFAYQSIFRQGLGIIIGSIVAFIIGQLLDASIFQAIRRATGGRYVWLRATGSTLVSQLVDSFVVLYVAFYVFGNWSLTQVVSVANFNYWYKFAAAILLTPVLYIAHYFIDRYLGPADTLELQYEAVTDDSV; this comes from the coding sequence ATGGGGCCCCGTATTTCGTCCTTCGCCCACAAAAAGCAGCAGCTGTACCTGGTGCTCAGCAGCATTTTCCTGGTGAACGCGCTGCTGGCCGAAATCATCGGCGTTAAAATCTTTTCGGTGGCCAAGCTCACGGGCTTTTTGCCCGGCGACCTTACAGCCGGCGTGCTCATCTGGCCCGTCGTGTTCGTCACCACCGACATCATCAACGAGTACTTTGGCAAGGAAGGCGTGCTGCGCGTGAGCTACCTCACCATGGGCCTCATCCTATTCGCCTTCGGGGTCATCTACCTCACCACCAAGCTCCCCCCGGCCGATTTTTGGCTTGATGTGAACAAGGCCGACCCCCGGGGCCGGCCCTTCAACATCGACTTTGCCTACCAGAGCATTTTCCGGCAGGGCCTGGGTATCATCATCGGCTCCATCGTGGCTTTCATCATCGGGCAGCTGCTGGACGCCAGCATTTTCCAGGCCATCCGCCGGGCCACGGGCGGGCGCTACGTGTGGCTGCGAGCGACCGGCTCCACCCTCGTTTCGCAGCTCGTGGACAGCTTCGTGGTGCTGTACGTGGCCTTTTATGTCTTCGGCAACTGGAGCCTGACGCAAGTCGTCAGCGTGGCTAACTTCAATTATTGGTACAAATTCGCGGCCGCCATCCTGCTCACGCCGGTCCTTTATATAGCTCATTATTTCATCGACCGCTACTTGGGGCCCGCCGATACCTTAGAATTGCAGTACGAAGCCGTTACCGACGACAGCGTGTAA
- the trpS gene encoding tryptophan--tRNA ligase, which translates to MSRILTGIQSTGRPHLGNLLGAILPAIELSKNPANESLYFIADLHSLTTVRDPEVLRQNTYAVAAAWLACGFDTEKNLFYRQSDVPQVTELTWYLSCFAPYPMLANAHSFKDKSDKLSDVNAGLFTYPVLMAADILLYDAEIVPVGKDQVQHLEIARDIAQAFNSRYGDTLVPPQARVDAELMTIPGTDGAKMSKSYGNIIDIFLPEKELQKVIRKIITDAKDLADPKDPDTDITFKLYSLLASPEATNELRRLYLAGGYGYGHAKQALFELILKRFATERERFNFYMNNLPEVDKQLAIGAQRAQAYGAGVLAKVRQKIGYGA; encoded by the coding sequence ATGTCCCGCATCCTCACCGGCATCCAGAGCACCGGCCGCCCGCACCTGGGCAACCTGCTCGGGGCCATCCTCCCGGCCATCGAGCTGTCGAAAAACCCAGCCAACGAGTCGCTGTACTTCATCGCCGATTTGCACTCGCTCACCACCGTGCGCGACCCCGAAGTGCTGCGCCAAAACACCTACGCCGTGGCCGCCGCCTGGCTCGCCTGCGGCTTCGATACTGAGAAAAACCTGTTCTACCGGCAGTCCGACGTGCCGCAGGTGACCGAGCTGACCTGGTACCTGTCGTGCTTCGCGCCCTACCCGATGCTGGCCAATGCGCACAGCTTCAAAGACAAGAGCGACAAGCTTTCCGACGTGAACGCCGGCCTTTTCACCTACCCGGTGCTGATGGCAGCCGACATCCTGCTTTACGACGCCGAAATCGTGCCCGTGGGCAAGGACCAGGTGCAGCACCTGGAAATCGCCCGCGACATCGCCCAGGCCTTCAACAGCCGCTACGGCGACACGCTGGTGCCGCCCCAAGCGCGCGTCGACGCTGAGCTGATGACCATCCCGGGCACCGACGGGGCCAAGATGAGCAAGAGCTACGGCAACATCATCGACATCTTCTTGCCCGAGAAGGAGTTGCAGAAGGTTATCCGCAAGATCATCACCGACGCCAAGGACCTTGCCGACCCCAAAGATCCGGATACCGACATCACGTTCAAGCTGTATTCCCTCCTCGCCTCTCCCGAGGCAACCAACGAGCTGCGCCGCCTCTACCTAGCTGGCGGCTACGGCTACGGCCACGCCAAGCAGGCCCTGTTTGAGCTGATTCTGAAACGCTTCGCCACCGAGCGCGAGCGGTTCAATTTTTACATGAACAACCTGCCCGAAGTTGACAAGCAGCTGGCCATCGGGGCCCAGCGCGCCCAGGCCTACGGGGCCGGCGTGCTGGCCAAAGTCCGCCAGAAAATAGGGTACGGCGCTTGA
- a CDS encoding ATP-binding cassette domain-containing protein produces the protein MRPAGALGAGPHVLEADGIRLAFGARQVLADVYLRVQTGQIVGLLGRNGSGKSVLLQTVFGARAVPDASVRMNGRRAVPAFAQPGLINYLPQTPLLPPGVPWRQAARLLRVDADQATAGFPELRAQLRQGPGELSGGTARLLEVLLLLHAETAFSLFDEPFSGIMPVHVEALALEMQRAKQRKGLLITDHRHAEVLPLCDVVYLLHGGRLQKLGADPRAELRDYGYLAT, from the coding sequence ATGAGGCCGGCGGGGGCCCTGGGGGCCGGCCCGCACGTGCTGGAGGCCGACGGCATCCGGCTGGCCTTCGGGGCGCGGCAGGTGCTGGCCGACGTGTACCTGCGGGTGCAAACCGGCCAAATTGTGGGCTTACTGGGGCGCAACGGCAGCGGGAAATCGGTGCTGCTGCAAACGGTTTTCGGGGCCCGGGCCGTGCCCGATGCGTCGGTGCGCATGAACGGCCGCCGCGCAGTGCCTGCCTTCGCGCAGCCCGGGCTCATCAACTACCTGCCGCAAACGCCGCTGCTGCCGCCGGGTGTGCCGTGGCGCCAGGCGGCGCGCCTGCTGCGGGTCGACGCGGACCAAGCCACGGCTGGTTTCCCCGAGTTGCGGGCACAACTCCGGCAGGGCCCCGGCGAACTGTCGGGCGGCACGGCGCGCCTGCTGGAGGTGCTGCTCCTGCTGCACGCCGAAACAGCGTTTTCCCTGTTCGACGAGCCGTTTTCCGGCATCATGCCCGTGCACGTCGAGGCACTGGCGCTCGAAATGCAGCGCGCCAAGCAGCGCAAAGGCCTGCTCATCACCGACCACCGCCACGCCGAAGTGCTGCCGCTGTGCGACGTGGTGTACCTGCTGCACGGCGGCCGCTTGCAGAAACTCGGGGCTGACCCCCGGGCCGAATTGCGCGACTATGGCTACCTAGCTACCTGA
- a CDS encoding class I SAM-dependent methyltransferase — protein sequence MPLDRFSAQAAAYARFRIDYPAALYEWLLPLVPGRQRAWDCAAGNGQVAAVLAAHFAEVDATDLSTNQLAQAPARPNLHYQTARAEHTPFPDHVFDLITVGQAVHWFDHAAYHREVRRVARPGAVLAEWGYSLGRISPAIDLLVGHFYREVLGPYWDENRWHVDDEYARIPFPFAGVQRAHFTEQRQWSAAWYLDYLRTWSSAQNYQKQHGTDPVALVAEALTQAWGPGERAVAFPVFARAGRVE from the coding sequence ATGCCGCTCGACCGCTTCTCCGCCCAAGCCGCGGCCTACGCCCGCTTCCGCATCGACTACCCCGCCGCCCTCTACGAGTGGCTGCTGCCGCTGGTGCCCGGCCGCCAGCGCGCCTGGGACTGTGCCGCCGGCAACGGCCAGGTGGCCGCGGTGCTGGCCGCGCACTTCGCCGAAGTAGACGCTACTGACCTTAGCACCAACCAGCTGGCCCAGGCCCCGGCGCGGCCCAACCTCCACTACCAAACGGCCCGCGCCGAGCACACGCCCTTTCCCGACCACGTGTTTGACCTCATCACCGTGGGCCAGGCCGTGCACTGGTTCGACCACGCCGCCTACCACCGCGAGGTGCGCCGCGTGGCCCGGCCGGGCGCCGTGCTGGCCGAGTGGGGCTACAGCCTGGGCCGCATCAGCCCCGCAATCGACCTGCTCGTGGGGCACTTCTACCGCGAGGTGCTGGGGCCCTACTGGGACGAAAACCGCTGGCACGTCGACGATGAGTACGCCCGCATCCCGTTCCCATTTGCCGGCGTGCAGCGGGCGCACTTTACCGAGCAGCGGCAGTGGTCGGCGGCCTGGTACCTCGACTATTTGCGCACGTGGTCGAGCGCACAGAACTACCAAAAGCAGCACGGCACCGACCCCGTGGCGCTGGTAGCCGAGGCGCTGACGCAGGCCTGGGGCCCCGGCGAGCGGGCGGTGGCGTTTCCCGTGTTTGCCCGCGCCGGGCGGGTAGAATAA
- a CDS encoding DEAD/DEAH box helicase gives MTFHEFNLHDDLLAGVDAMNYQQATPVQEQAIPKILEGKDLIACAQTGTGKTAAYLLPLLDKISHAKHGHTTTLILVPTRELATQIDEQVMGFGYYVEASSIAIYGGGKSEGWEQQKRALTSGADIIIATPGRLIAHLQMGYVKFDQIKYLVLDEADKMMDMGFSDDIFNIVRQLPKERQTLLFSATMPTKIREFSQQILHNPEEIRLAVSKPAAGIDQQLYMAFDRQKIYVLEHIIKTQDVQSMVLFTSQKAAVGGIVKAVNKLGIEARGISSDRTQEEREEIMRAFKNKQFPILVATDVLSRGIDIDSLSHVVNYDIPRAAEDYVHRIGRTARAATKGTAITFVSDQDQDRVVKIEKLIERDLEKRSITEELGLGPAPEFDPKRFAGLGGKIGGRPARGGSGGGGRSGGFGGGPREGGPRREGGGRDGARDGTRDGGRPPRRDAPDPKDPKHQERLANAKNALAALDAGQGATAPYQRPPREPRPDGEARPPREPRAPRPEGEPREPRAEGEAREPRPEGERRRSRGGRNHKRGPKPEDGSPVNMPAPPAAE, from the coding sequence TTGACGTTTCACGAATTTAACCTCCACGACGACCTGCTGGCCGGCGTGGACGCCATGAACTACCAGCAGGCCACGCCCGTGCAGGAGCAGGCCATCCCCAAAATACTGGAAGGCAAAGACCTGATTGCCTGCGCCCAGACCGGCACCGGCAAAACCGCCGCCTACCTGCTGCCGCTGCTCGACAAGATTTCGCACGCCAAGCACGGCCACACCACCACCCTCATCCTGGTGCCCACCCGCGAGCTGGCCACCCAAATCGACGAGCAGGTGATGGGCTTCGGCTACTACGTGGAAGCCAGCAGCATCGCCATCTACGGCGGTGGCAAAAGCGAGGGCTGGGAGCAGCAGAAGCGGGCCCTGACGAGCGGGGCCGACATCATCATTGCCACGCCCGGCCGCCTCATCGCGCACCTGCAAATGGGCTACGTGAAGTTTGACCAGATTAAGTACCTGGTGCTGGACGAGGCCGACAAGATGATGGACATGGGCTTCTCGGACGACATCTTCAACATCGTGCGCCAGCTGCCCAAAGAGCGGCAGACGCTGCTCTTCTCGGCCACGATGCCCACCAAAATCCGGGAGTTCTCGCAGCAGATTCTGCACAACCCGGAAGAAATCCGGCTGGCCGTGAGCAAGCCCGCCGCCGGCATCGACCAGCAACTGTACATGGCCTTCGACCGCCAGAAAATCTACGTACTGGAGCACATCATCAAAACCCAGGACGTGCAGAGCATGGTGCTATTCACGAGCCAGAAAGCGGCCGTGGGCGGTATTGTGAAGGCCGTGAACAAGCTCGGCATCGAGGCCCGCGGCATCAGCTCCGACCGCACCCAGGAGGAACGCGAGGAAATCATGCGGGCCTTTAAGAACAAGCAGTTCCCGATTCTGGTGGCCACCGACGTGCTCAGCCGCGGCATCGACATCGACTCGCTGAGCCACGTGGTGAACTACGACATCCCGCGCGCCGCCGAGGACTACGTGCACCGCATCGGCCGCACCGCCCGCGCGGCCACCAAAGGCACGGCCATCACGTTCGTTTCGGACCAAGACCAGGACCGGGTGGTGAAGATTGAAAAGCTCATCGAGCGCGACCTGGAGAAACGCAGCATCACCGAGGAGCTGGGCCTGGGCCCCGCGCCCGAGTTCGACCCCAAGCGCTTTGCCGGCCTGGGCGGCAAAATTGGCGGGCGGCCCGCCCGGGGCGGCAGTGGCGGCGGGGGCCGCAGCGGCGGCTTTGGCGGGGGCCCCCGCGAGGGCGGCCCGCGCCGCGAGGGTGGTGGCCGCGACGGGGCCCGCGATGGGACCCGCGACGGCGGCCGCCCGCCCCGCCGCGATGCGCCCGACCCCAAAGACCCCAAGCACCAAGAACGCCTAGCCAACGCCAAAAACGCCCTGGCCGCGCTGGACGCCGGCCAGGGCGCAACCGCGCCTTACCAGCGCCCGCCCCGCGAGCCCCGGCCCGACGGGGAGGCACGGCCCCCGCGCGAACCCCGCGCCCCGCGCCCCGAAGGCGAACCCCGCGAACCCCGCGCCGAGGGCGAAGCCCGGGAGCCCCGGCCCGAAGGCGAGCGCCGCCGGAGCCGCGGCGGCCGCAACCACAAGCGCGGCCCCAAGCCCGAGGATGGCAGCCCAGTGAACATGCCCGCCCCGCCCGCGGCCGAATGA